Proteins co-encoded in one Corynebacterium lujinxingii genomic window:
- a CDS encoding mechanosensitive ion channel family protein — METQDASQKVDEAVTGISAWWNNPETHEMLIERPIKILLILIVAMVLNWLANKIIRRTTHHGIERSQALITVEGRSEQQVRAQQLRREQRLTTLSNVGRSVAAIVIWAWAVLAILDQLGVNVAPLIASAGVVGVAIGFGAQSLVKDFFSGMFILIENQFGVGDTIQVGDVVGDVEEMTLRITTLRDIDGALWYIRNGDIDQVGNHSARFSTARLQIPVSVMADPDKVSATIEATAKRAIHDEPIRDLVMGEPEMLGASEFNPTYVSFRLAVKTMPGQQWTVARYLNHRILKDLHSEDVVLTAMDSVLVELKENNGN; from the coding sequence ATGGAAACTCAAGATGCCTCCCAAAAAGTCGACGAGGCCGTAACCGGCATCTCCGCGTGGTGGAACAACCCTGAAACGCACGAGATGCTCATCGAGCGGCCGATCAAGATCCTGCTCATCCTCATCGTTGCGATGGTGCTCAACTGGCTGGCGAACAAAATCATCCGCCGCACCACGCACCACGGCATCGAGCGCTCGCAGGCGCTCATCACCGTCGAGGGCCGCAGCGAGCAGCAGGTCCGTGCCCAGCAGCTGCGCCGCGAGCAACGCTTGACGACGCTCTCCAACGTCGGCCGCTCCGTCGCCGCCATTGTGATTTGGGCGTGGGCGGTGCTCGCGATCCTGGACCAGTTGGGGGTGAACGTCGCGCCGCTGATCGCCTCTGCCGGTGTTGTCGGCGTGGCCATCGGCTTCGGCGCGCAGTCGCTGGTGAAGGACTTCTTCTCCGGCATGTTTATCCTGATTGAGAACCAGTTCGGCGTCGGCGACACGATCCAGGTCGGCGACGTGGTGGGCGACGTCGAGGAGATGACGCTGCGCATCACCACGCTTCGCGACATCGACGGCGCCCTGTGGTACATCCGCAACGGCGACATCGACCAGGTGGGCAACCACTCTGCCCGCTTTTCCACCGCGCGCCTGCAAATCCCGGTGTCCGTCATGGCGGATCCGGACAAGGTCTCCGCCACCATCGAGGCGACCGCGAAGCGCGCTATTCACGACGAACCCATCCGCGACCTGGTCATGGGCGAGCCGGAAATGCTCGGCGCAAGCGAGTTCAACCCGACCTACGTGTCGTTCCGACTCGCGGTGAAGACGATGCCGGGCCAGCAGTGGACGGTGGCACGCTACTTGAACCACCGTATCCTGAAGGATCTGCACTCCGAGGATGTCGTGCTTACCGCAATGGATTCCGTCCTCGTGGAATTGAAGGAGAACAATGGAAATTAG
- the pepN gene encoding aminopeptidase N, which yields MKTNLTRDDAQTRAQLISNVRYDVHVDITGEDTFTTTSTIHFDSKAGQTHFDLVAQEFQAFLNGQPLEGRELSLADDGAYELHVTSTEPYNRTGEGLHKFTDPVDGKDYLYTQFEPAMAMKVFACFDQPDLKATYTISVTAPERYTVILNEATEREDNGDGTATWATTIDYPLSTYLIAICAGEFERVSDTYDAGDGRTIELGLYARASLIPHMDSERLFRQTKEGFDFYHANFGRTYPFGDKYDQVFCPEYNMGAMEHVGCVTYRDEYVFTSEPTPYRLERRNDTILHEMAHMWFGDLVTMQWWDDLWLNESFATWSAATAQTAIGEYADAWTTFASVEKAWAYSQDQLPTTHPIAADAPDIETAEQNFDGITYAKGASVLKQLQAYVGYEEFFAGVRKHFDNHAYSNATFADLLGALEDASGRDLSTWAEKWLRTTGVSTLRPEIGDTFAVVQEDPRPHRVRVGLYKLVDDAVTRIRQVETDIDGERTEIPELSGIEHDLALVNDDDLTYCIMVLDEHQQRFATENIGKIEDTLARTLVWSSLWEATRDGRLPAREFVRLVASEASHETHPSVQERLLAQATQAVRQYVDPAWQGEGMDLLNDALRGAEPKAIFDRALARLTPTEETVAYFKDLLETSDNQEIRWLAITNLIAAGALPLEAADEEQDDTSEGAISRLRARAVVDKRWAWDTLVNEDLTNLEARYLMDGLTFTDAGLEGLTDEYFRAAPALWDRLTNEMAQRTLEGMYPRWDVTAGAVDKANALLNGDAPAGLKRVIAEGQDRAARAVRNREVDAAAN from the coding sequence ATGAAGACAAATCTGACTCGTGACGACGCGCAAACCCGCGCGCAGCTCATTTCCAATGTCCGCTACGACGTCCACGTCGACATCACCGGCGAGGACACGTTCACCACGACCTCGACGATCCACTTCGACTCGAAGGCGGGGCAGACACATTTCGATCTCGTCGCTCAGGAGTTCCAGGCGTTCCTCAACGGTCAGCCGCTTGAGGGCCGGGAGCTCTCGCTTGCCGACGACGGCGCCTACGAACTCCACGTCACCTCCACCGAGCCGTACAACCGCACCGGCGAAGGCCTGCACAAGTTCACCGACCCGGTAGACGGCAAGGATTACCTGTACACCCAGTTCGAGCCGGCGATGGCGATGAAGGTCTTCGCCTGCTTCGACCAGCCGGATCTGAAGGCCACGTACACAATCAGCGTCACCGCGCCGGAGCGCTACACCGTGATCCTCAACGAGGCCACCGAACGCGAGGACAACGGCGACGGCACCGCGACGTGGGCGACCACGATCGACTACCCCTTGTCCACCTACCTCATCGCCATTTGCGCCGGCGAATTCGAGCGCGTCTCCGACACCTACGACGCCGGCGACGGCCGCACGATCGAGCTCGGCCTCTACGCGCGCGCCAGCCTGATCCCCCACATGGATTCGGAGCGCCTGTTCCGCCAGACTAAGGAGGGCTTCGACTTCTACCACGCCAACTTCGGGCGCACCTACCCGTTCGGCGACAAGTACGACCAGGTGTTCTGCCCGGAGTACAACATGGGCGCGATGGAGCACGTCGGGTGTGTGACGTACCGCGACGAGTACGTGTTCACCTCCGAGCCGACCCCGTACCGCCTGGAGCGCCGCAACGACACGATCCTGCACGAGATGGCGCACATGTGGTTCGGCGACCTGGTGACCATGCAGTGGTGGGACGACCTGTGGCTCAACGAGTCGTTTGCCACCTGGTCCGCGGCCACCGCGCAGACGGCGATCGGCGAGTACGCCGACGCGTGGACCACCTTCGCGTCCGTGGAGAAGGCGTGGGCGTACTCCCAGGACCAGCTGCCGACCACCCACCCGATCGCCGCCGACGCCCCGGACATCGAAACGGCGGAGCAGAACTTCGACGGCATCACCTACGCCAAGGGCGCGAGCGTGCTCAAGCAGCTGCAGGCGTACGTGGGCTACGAGGAATTCTTCGCCGGTGTGCGCAAGCACTTCGACAACCACGCCTACTCCAACGCCACGTTCGCGGACCTGCTCGGCGCGCTCGAGGACGCCTCGGGCCGCGACCTGTCCACCTGGGCGGAAAAGTGGCTGCGCACCACCGGCGTCTCCACGCTGCGCCCGGAAATCGGCGACACCTTCGCAGTGGTCCAGGAGGATCCCCGCCCCCACCGTGTGCGCGTGGGGCTGTACAAGCTTGTCGACGACGCGGTTACCCGCATCCGACAGGTTGAAACCGACATCGACGGCGAACGCACCGAGATCCCGGAACTTTCCGGCATCGAGCACGACTTGGCGCTGGTCAACGACGACGATCTGACCTACTGCATCATGGTGCTGGACGAGCACCAGCAGCGCTTCGCGACCGAAAACATCGGCAAGATTGAAGACACCCTCGCCCGCACCCTGGTGTGGTCGAGCCTGTGGGAGGCAACCCGCGACGGCCGACTCCCGGCGCGCGAGTTTGTCCGTCTCGTGGCGAGCGAAGCGAGCCACGAGACCCACCCGAGCGTGCAGGAGCGTCTGCTCGCCCAGGCCACCCAGGCGGTTCGCCAGTACGTTGACCCGGCTTGGCAGGGCGAGGGCATGGATTTGCTTAACGACGCCCTCCGCGGCGCCGAGCCGAAAGCCATCTTCGACCGCGCCCTGGCACGCCTGACCCCCACCGAGGAAACGGTCGCCTACTTCAAGGACCTGCTGGAAACTTCCGACAACCAGGAGATTCGCTGGCTGGCGATCACCAACCTCATCGCCGCGGGCGCACTGCCGCTGGAAGCCGCGGACGAAGAGCAGGACGACACCTCGGAGGGGGCGATTTCTCGGTTGCGGGCGCGTGCGGTCGTCGATAAGCGATGGGCGTGGGACACCCTGGTCAACGAGGATCTGACCAACCTCGAGGCGCGCTACCTCATGGACGGGCTGACGTTTACCGACGCCGGCCTGGAGGGGCTCACCGACGAGTACTTCCGTGCGGCGCCCGCGCTGTGGGACCGGCTGACCAACGAGATGGCGCAGCGCACGCTCGAGGGGATGTACCCGCGGTGGGATGTGACGGCGGGTGCCGTCGATAAGGCGAACGCGCTGCTAAACGGCGATGCGCCGGCCGGTCTGAAGCGCGTCATCGCCGAGGGGCAGGACCGCGCGGCGCGCGCCGTGCGCAACCGCGAGGTGGACGCAGCGGCGAACTAG
- a CDS encoding glycosyltransferase family 2 protein, producing MAFSWPHVSVVIPYYNDAESLERVVRAVRAQDYAGAVEIVVADDGSDTPPAIDGVRVVRQADKGFRAAAARNLGAQAATGEVLAFLDADTVPEPGYLSAVVPHVVGDSRAVVIGKRCTGAEGTEPQWLQDAWEATDNLRDADHASWRFIISAVLTCSREFFQAIGGFDGSMVGYGGEDWEFGFRAWNAGATFIHEPNAVAHHPEEDFGKRYDNPETATEVKNAESLALARRVTHPLARPDGVVFGTFDIQVEVPELEGAGVREFVIAEWLKVGAYVRVSEVPPLFDDDPRVGTTDVDARVNVAVGAGWAPQDMSLLLAAESVLCPDGTTLRTARAAALGLEPVSAHPEAIGLTPVEGPLQLERYFAGW from the coding sequence ATGGCGTTTAGCTGGCCTCACGTAAGCGTGGTCATCCCGTACTACAACGACGCGGAATCGCTTGAGCGCGTTGTCCGGGCGGTGCGGGCGCAGGATTACGCGGGCGCGGTGGAGATCGTGGTCGCCGACGACGGCTCCGACACCCCTCCCGCCATCGACGGCGTGCGCGTCGTGCGCCAAGCGGACAAAGGCTTCCGCGCCGCCGCCGCGCGCAACCTCGGCGCGCAGGCGGCAACCGGCGAGGTCCTCGCGTTTCTCGACGCCGACACCGTGCCCGAGCCCGGCTACCTGTCCGCAGTGGTGCCGCATGTGGTCGGTGATTCGCGGGCGGTGGTCATCGGCAAGCGGTGCACCGGCGCGGAAGGCACGGAGCCGCAGTGGCTGCAAGACGCATGGGAGGCGACGGACAACCTGCGCGATGCCGACCACGCCTCGTGGCGCTTTATCATCTCCGCGGTGCTGACGTGCTCGCGCGAATTCTTCCAGGCCATCGGCGGGTTCGACGGTTCGATGGTCGGCTACGGCGGCGAGGACTGGGAGTTCGGCTTCCGCGCGTGGAACGCCGGGGCGACATTCATCCACGAGCCGAACGCCGTCGCGCACCACCCGGAGGAGGACTTCGGCAAGCGTTACGACAACCCCGAAACCGCCACCGAGGTCAAAAACGCCGAATCGCTCGCGCTCGCCCGGCGCGTCACCCACCCGCTGGCGCGGCCGGACGGGGTGGTCTTTGGCACGTTCGACATCCAGGTCGAGGTCCCGGAGTTGGAGGGGGCGGGCGTGCGCGAGTTCGTCATCGCGGAGTGGCTGAAGGTCGGCGCGTATGTGCGGGTGTCAGAAGTGCCGCCGCTTTTCGACGACGACCCCCGCGTCGGCACCACCGACGTCGACGCCCGCGTGAACGTGGCCGTCGGCGCCGGTTGGGCGCCGCAGGACATGTCGCTGCTGCTCGCCGCGGAGTCGGTGCTGTGCCCGGACGGGACGACGCTGCGCACCGCGCGCGCGGCGGCGCTGGGGTTGGAGCCCGTCTCCGCCCACCCCGAGGCGATCGGGCTGACCCCTGTGGAGGGCCCGCTGCAGCTGGAGCGCTACTTCGCGGGCTGGTAA
- a CDS encoding glycosyltransferase family protein: MKHLIVGPEGHGVTEYALGLANATDAEVIREDTFGDTPLDGPVHVTFTDHLFDDTAERLLARVTGPLSVSLHDIPQPEEGEARYARRAKVYNQLAHAADVVVVNSNHEASFFNTETTVIRLPIPVIDSPFNPEPGTVGVLGFIYPGKGHEDLIEALPDRRLRFLGAVSAGHEDWAAGLDAEITGWLSDDQLAQEMGRIAVPVCPHRHFSASGSLMTWLGAGRTVLVRDSDYAREIDQWLPGRITLVDGDWRGVVDKHVPEQLDPPRYGWAEVAQLWEETWRLAGLT; this comes from the coding sequence ATGAAACATCTCATCGTCGGCCCCGAAGGCCACGGCGTGACCGAGTACGCGCTGGGGCTCGCAAACGCCACGGACGCCGAGGTGATCCGCGAGGATACCTTCGGCGACACCCCGCTAGACGGCCCCGTCCACGTCACGTTCACCGACCACCTCTTCGACGACACCGCTGAGCGCCTGCTGGCGCGGGTAACTGGCCCGTTGTCGGTGAGTTTGCACGATATCCCCCAGCCGGAGGAGGGTGAGGCTCGATACGCGCGCCGCGCCAAGGTGTACAACCAGCTCGCCCACGCCGCCGACGTCGTCGTGGTCAACTCCAACCACGAGGCGTCGTTCTTCAACACCGAAACCACCGTGATCCGCCTGCCGATCCCCGTCATCGACTCCCCCTTCAACCCTGAGCCGGGCACCGTCGGCGTGCTCGGCTTCATCTACCCCGGCAAGGGCCACGAGGACCTCATCGAGGCACTGCCCGACCGTCGCCTGCGCTTCCTCGGCGCCGTCTCCGCCGGCCACGAGGACTGGGCCGCGGGCCTCGATGCCGAAATAACGGGCTGGCTTAGCGACGACCAACTCGCCCAAGAAATGGGCCGCATCGCCGTACCGGTGTGCCCGCACCGGCACTTCTCCGCCTCTGGGTCACTGATGACGTGGCTCGGCGCGGGCCGGACGGTGCTGGTGCGCGACTCTGACTACGCGCGCGAGATCGACCAGTGGCTGCCGGGGCGGATCACGTTGGTTGATGGGGATTGGCGTGGGGTCGTCGATAAGCATGTGCCCGAGCAACTCGACCCGCCGCGCTACGGCTGGGCGGAGGTTGCGCAACTGTGGGAGGAAACATGGCGTTTAGCTGGCCTCACGTAA
- a CDS encoding WcbI family polysaccharide biosynthesis putative acetyltransferase, whose translation MLCVVVGNCQAESTRKLLMSTGHFTGERIKPVHELEAVDMGWFLDLVRRADVLVTQPIRDGYRGLPVGTRELRALLDDDARHVTVPVLRFDGLMPYQAIIRDPDDPSLNPPVVPYHDLRTLVAAAGYDSTPAPSSDAYRRAAAMSIEHIRIREQAHGAVTVSDYLETNPVWHTVNHPDNATLTFMAQRVLDALGLDGQPVAPDYEMLGGLDAPVDPDAAAALGVSVEGRDVWHDRAAGVIDADEIRAAQLEFYRERPALVRHGLERHAERIANLGLAL comes from the coding sequence ATGCTGTGTGTTGTTGTGGGCAACTGCCAGGCGGAATCGACGCGCAAACTGCTCATGTCCACCGGTCATTTCACCGGCGAGCGCATCAAACCGGTCCACGAGTTGGAGGCCGTCGACATGGGCTGGTTTCTGGACCTTGTGCGCCGCGCGGACGTTCTGGTCACCCAGCCCATCCGCGACGGCTACCGCGGCCTCCCGGTGGGCACGCGTGAACTGCGCGCATTGCTTGACGACGACGCCCGCCACGTCACCGTCCCCGTCCTACGCTTCGACGGCCTCATGCCATACCAGGCCATCATCCGCGACCCCGACGACCCGTCGCTGAACCCGCCGGTCGTGCCCTACCACGATCTGCGCACACTCGTCGCCGCCGCAGGATACGACTCGACGCCTGCGCCCTCGAGCGATGCTTATCGACGAGCCGCAGCCATGTCCATCGAACACATCCGCATCCGCGAACAGGCGCACGGGGCTGTGACCGTGTCCGACTACCTGGAGACGAACCCGGTGTGGCACACGGTGAACCACCCGGACAACGCGACGCTGACCTTTATGGCGCAGCGGGTGCTCGACGCGCTGGGGTTGGACGGTCAGCCGGTGGCGCCGGACTACGAGATGCTCGGCGGCCTGGACGCGCCGGTGGACCCGGACGCGGCCGCGGCGCTGGGGGTGTCGGTCGAGGGCCGCGACGTGTGGCACGACCGGGCCGCCGGGGTCATCGACGCCGACGAGATCCGCGCAGCCCAGCTGGAGTTCTACCGCGAGCGCCCCGCGCTGGTGCGGCACGGGCTGGAGCGCCACGCAGAGCGGATCGCGAATCTAGGGTTGGCGCTATGA
- a CDS encoding mycothiol-dependent nitroreductase Rv2466c family protein, whose amino-acid sequence MTQQVTFWFDVSCPFAWQTSRWMKEVEKVRDIDIDWVPMSLAVLNDGRDIPEDYAAMMEANWGPARVFAKVKEEAPEKVDALYTAMGTIVHAGGEGGKKGYGAYDDVIKRGLEEVDLPEHFAEVANTNDVDDLLRGFHAKAIEAVGDDVGTPVVALNGTAFFGPVITRVPEGEEAGKLFDHAVGLAEFPYFFELKRTRTEMPQVG is encoded by the coding sequence ATGACGCAACAAGTGACATTCTGGTTCGACGTTTCCTGCCCGTTCGCATGGCAGACCTCCCGCTGGATGAAGGAGGTGGAAAAGGTCCGCGACATCGACATCGACTGGGTGCCAATGTCGCTCGCAGTGCTTAACGACGGTCGCGACATCCCCGAAGACTACGCCGCCATGATGGAAGCCAACTGGGGACCTGCGCGCGTGTTCGCCAAGGTCAAGGAGGAGGCTCCGGAAAAGGTCGACGCGCTGTACACCGCGATGGGCACCATCGTGCACGCCGGCGGCGAAGGCGGCAAGAAAGGCTACGGCGCCTACGACGACGTGATCAAGCGCGGTCTGGAAGAGGTCGACCTGCCGGAGCACTTCGCCGAGGTGGCCAACACCAACGATGTCGACGACCTGTTGCGCGGCTTCCATGCCAAGGCGATCGAGGCGGTCGGCGACGACGTGGGCACGCCTGTGGTTGCGTTGAACGGCACCGCGTTCTTCGGCCCCGTGATCACGCGTGTGCCGGAAGGCGAAGAAGCCGGCAAGCTTTTCGACCACGCCGTGGGCCTGGCGGAGTTCCCGTACTTCTTCGAACTCAAGCGCACCCGCACCGAGATGCCCCAGGTAGGCTAA
- a CDS encoding cystathionine gamma-synthase, protein MTANGFTTDAIHAGYEPDSLYGPINTPIYASTTFAQDGLAELRGGYEYTRVGNPTVTALEKAVATLEGADFAVAYASGMAAVDVVLRVLLKPGDHIVVSNDAYGGTYRLIQQVFSLWGVENTVVDMTKPEEVAAAVQDNTKVIWAETPTNPMLDIVDIEALAAVKQHATLVVDNTFASPYLQKPFELGADVVLHSTTKYIGGHSDVVGGVVCGIEGKVADFHEQLRFFFGWVGANPSPFDTYLTGRGLKTLAVRMDRHCDNAEAVATYLDAQPQVARVCYPGLESHPGHEVAKKQMTRFGGMVSVLFQTTEQAKQFCKSTKLFCLAESLGGVESLIEHPATMTHVSVAGSALEVPGELVRISVGIEDEADLIADLEQALKQL, encoded by the coding sequence ATGACTGCCAACGGATTCACCACTGACGCCATTCACGCAGGATACGAGCCGGACAGCCTGTACGGGCCGATCAATACGCCCATCTACGCTTCGACCACCTTCGCCCAGGACGGGCTGGCCGAGCTGCGCGGCGGCTACGAGTACACCCGCGTGGGCAACCCGACCGTGACCGCGCTGGAAAAGGCGGTGGCGACGCTCGAGGGCGCCGATTTCGCCGTGGCGTACGCCTCCGGCATGGCGGCCGTGGACGTGGTGTTGCGGGTGCTGCTCAAACCCGGCGACCACATCGTGGTGTCCAACGACGCCTACGGCGGCACGTACCGCCTGATCCAGCAGGTGTTCAGCCTGTGGGGCGTGGAAAACACGGTGGTGGACATGACCAAGCCGGAGGAAGTCGCCGCTGCGGTGCAGGACAACACGAAGGTGATCTGGGCGGAGACGCCGACGAACCCGATGCTGGACATCGTCGATATCGAAGCGCTCGCCGCCGTGAAACAGCACGCCACGCTGGTGGTGGACAACACCTTCGCGTCCCCGTACCTGCAAAAGCCGTTCGAGTTGGGCGCGGACGTGGTGCTGCACTCGACGACGAAGTACATCGGCGGCCACTCCGACGTCGTCGGCGGCGTGGTGTGCGGCATCGAGGGCAAGGTGGCGGACTTCCACGAGCAACTGCGCTTCTTCTTCGGCTGGGTCGGCGCGAACCCGTCGCCGTTCGACACCTACCTCACCGGCCGCGGCCTGAAAACGCTCGCCGTGCGCATGGACCGCCACTGCGACAACGCCGAGGCCGTGGCGACATACCTCGACGCCCAGCCGCAGGTCGCCCGCGTGTGCTACCCGGGGCTGGAATCGCACCCGGGACACGAGGTGGCGAAAAAGCAGATGACCCGCTTCGGCGGCATGGTCTCCGTGCTGTTCCAGACCACCGAGCAGGCCAAGCAGTTCTGCAAGTCGACGAAGCTGTTCTGCCTGGCCGAGTCGCTCGGCGGCGTGGAGAGCCTCATCGAGCACCCCGCCACCATGACCCACGTCTCCGTGGCCGGCTCGGCCCTCGAGGTGCCCGGCGAGCTCGTGCGCATCTCCGTGGGCATCGAGGACGAGGCCGACCTGATCGCCGACCTCGAGCAGGCCCTCAAGCAGCTCTAG
- a CDS encoding glycosyltransferase produces MRVLSIPAEHPYTQAIRPACAEYLPDPDIDGNWWPHPALEASYWAVPRDVDLVHIHFGFEHRTPDEIADLVRALPVPYVLTVHDLDNPHLTDQRPHHERLQLLIDDASALITLTDQAADRLRRDFGAGEVHVLPHPRITDTHAKAASNGRAAVFLKSLRANVVADPAFYAAIAAEVPLDVYVHEGVDFSPVDGAHMIVHAPMSDAELHAAVSRAGACVLPYTRGTHSGWLEMCRDHGVPVVVPDIGCYADQADTPEAVAVYRAGDGRDAGRAAAGVVVKQRVPYAGDRAAQLEQVRRAHEEIYNKAVGA; encoded by the coding sequence ATGCGCGTTCTCTCCATCCCGGCCGAGCACCCGTACACGCAGGCCATCCGCCCCGCGTGCGCGGAATACCTGCCGGATCCGGACATCGACGGCAATTGGTGGCCGCACCCCGCGCTCGAAGCGTCGTACTGGGCGGTGCCGCGCGATGTGGACCTGGTGCATATCCACTTCGGATTCGAGCACCGCACCCCGGACGAGATCGCCGACCTTGTGCGCGCGCTGCCGGTGCCGTACGTGCTCACCGTCCACGACCTGGACAACCCGCACCTCACCGACCAGCGCCCGCACCACGAACGCTTGCAATTGCTTATCGACGACGCCAGCGCCCTCATCACCCTCACCGACCAAGCCGCAGACAGACTGCGCCGCGACTTCGGCGCAGGCGAGGTGCACGTGCTGCCGCACCCGCGCATCACGGACACTCACGCCAAGGCCGCGTCGAACGGGCGCGCCGCGGTGTTTTTGAAGTCCCTGCGCGCGAACGTGGTCGCCGACCCAGCGTTTTACGCCGCGATCGCAGCCGAGGTGCCGCTGGACGTTTACGTGCACGAGGGCGTGGACTTCAGCCCCGTCGACGGCGCGCACATGATCGTGCACGCGCCGATGAGCGACGCGGAGCTGCACGCCGCCGTGAGCCGCGCGGGCGCCTGCGTTCTGCCCTACACTCGGGGCACACACTCCGGGTGGCTGGAGATGTGCCGCGACCATGGCGTGCCCGTCGTCGTGCCGGACATCGGCTGCTACGCCGACCAGGCCGACACCCCCGAGGCTGTCGCGGTGTACCGCGCAGGCGACGGGCGGGATGCGGGACGGGCGGCGGCTGGGGTCGTCGTCAAGCAACGCGTGCCCTACGCGGGGGACCGGGCCGCGCAGCTGGAACAGGTGCGCCGCGCACACGAGGAGATCTACAACAAGGCGGTGGGTGCGTGA
- a CDS encoding ribose-5-phosphate isomerase has translation MRIYLGADHAGFERKNQIKAHLEAQGHEVTDCGAHEYDAQDDYPAFCIAAAEAVVNDPGSLGIVLGGSGNGEQIAANKVKGARCALAWSEETAKLAREHNNAQLIGIGGRMHTEEEALAIVDAFIAQPWSEEERHQRRIDILAEYERTGVAPQP, from the coding sequence ATGCGTATTTACCTTGGAGCAGACCACGCCGGATTCGAGCGGAAAAACCAGATCAAGGCCCACCTCGAGGCCCAGGGCCACGAGGTGACCGACTGCGGCGCGCACGAGTACGACGCGCAGGATGACTACCCGGCGTTTTGCATCGCTGCGGCCGAGGCCGTGGTGAATGATCCGGGCTCGCTCGGCATCGTGCTCGGCGGCTCCGGCAACGGCGAGCAGATCGCCGCGAACAAGGTTAAAGGTGCGCGCTGCGCCCTCGCGTGGTCGGAGGAGACCGCGAAGCTCGCCCGCGAGCACAACAACGCCCAACTCATCGGCATCGGTGGGCGCATGCACACCGAGGAAGAGGCGCTCGCGATCGTCGACGCGTTTATCGCCCAGCCGTGGAGTGAGGAGGAGCGCCACCAGCGCCGCATCGACATCCTCGCCGAGTACGAGCGCACCGGGGTTGCGCCGCAGCCGTAA
- a CDS encoding glycosyltransferase family 4 protein, with product MTVAAQPRVRSPRTDKLRIALVGPARYPVREPYAGGLEAFCHTLVAALRDLGHDVDFYAAEGSDGNVKDFELPGVDWGAHADEATDTTYPEGGREREDAAFVELRRLLVARGYDVVHNNSLNPLIFPSAASPERLPMLTTLHTPLVDDIQTAISQSGLRAGRFAAVSRTTARDWRLPSEPVIIPNGVNVNLWRPGPGGDAAVWFGRLVPEKGAHLAIDACRKAGLPLVLAGRNGDHHYFRDEIEPRLGDGVEWVGELPHAELRKLVAGCCVAIASPRWEEPFGLVAFEAMACGTPVAAFRRGGMGEFLCDAPACLAPADDVNALADAITRARGLDREVVRRWVVDKHSLSQTAKRYTDVYRQVASFGKVGK from the coding sequence GTGACCGTAGCCGCGCAACCACGGGTGCGTTCGCCGCGCACCGACAAACTCCGCATCGCGCTCGTCGGCCCCGCGCGCTACCCCGTGCGCGAACCCTACGCCGGCGGGCTCGAGGCGTTTTGCCACACGCTGGTCGCAGCGCTTCGCGACCTCGGCCACGACGTCGACTTCTACGCCGCCGAAGGCTCCGACGGCAACGTCAAGGACTTTGAACTGCCGGGCGTCGACTGGGGCGCGCACGCCGACGAAGCGACCGACACCACCTACCCCGAAGGCGGCCGCGAACGCGAAGACGCCGCGTTTGTCGAGCTGCGCCGCCTGCTCGTCGCGCGCGGCTACGACGTGGTGCACAACAACAGCCTCAACCCGCTGATCTTCCCGTCGGCCGCCTCGCCCGAGCGCCTGCCGATGCTGACCACGCTGCACACCCCGCTTGTCGACGACATCCAAACCGCCATCTCCCAATCCGGCCTCCGCGCCGGACGCTTCGCCGCGGTAAGCCGCACCACCGCCCGCGACTGGCGCCTGCCGTCGGAGCCCGTGATCATCCCGAACGGGGTCAACGTCAACCTGTGGCGGCCCGGCCCCGGCGGCGACGCCGCGGTGTGGTTCGGCCGGCTCGTGCCGGAAAAGGGCGCGCACCTCGCCATCGACGCGTGCCGCAAGGCCGGGCTGCCGCTCGTGCTCGCCGGCCGCAACGGCGACCATCACTACTTCCGCGACGAAATCGAACCCCGCCTCGGCGACGGCGTCGAATGGGTCGGCGAACTGCCCCACGCGGAGCTTCGCAAACTCGTCGCAGGCTGCTGCGTCGCCATCGCAAGCCCCCGCTGGGAGGAACCCTTCGGCCTCGTCGCATTCGAGGCGATGGCGTGCGGCACCCCCGTCGCCGCGTTCCGGCGCGGCGGGATGGGCGAATTTCTTTGCGACGCCCCCGCGTGCCTCGCCCCCGCCGACGACGTCAACGCGCTTGCCGACGCCATCACCCGCGCGCGGGGCTTGGATAGGGAAGTGGTGCGGCGGTGGGTCGTCGATAAGCACTCGCTTTCGCAGACCGCGAAACGCTACACGGACGTCTACCGCCAGGTCGCGTCGTTTGGAAAGGTGGGAAAATGA